Proteins encoded by one window of Kribbella italica:
- a CDS encoding RNA polymerase sigma factor yields MHLALQGNTQVLSRRMHGRASHPEPSAAVLSRSQEVTLVAAAQSGQDEAAGEIFDRHGTALLQLALAILRDGDQAEAVVADVIVQVCTESVDLLGDKSLRLELARRTYLHCVQRLPAVADISGMPAGPAGAVVAMTKLKELSRQQRATIALVMAGDHSYVDVAQLLRLSPARVLALLCSCLRELATTEKTGCDQRPLIKRRHSSWAQSEYH; encoded by the coding sequence ATGCATCTCGCCCTGCAAGGCAACACCCAGGTTTTGAGTCGGCGCATGCACGGCCGCGCATCGCATCCCGAGCCCTCTGCGGCGGTGCTCTCGCGATCGCAGGAAGTGACACTGGTAGCGGCGGCACAAAGCGGTCAGGACGAGGCGGCCGGGGAGATTTTCGATCGCCACGGCACTGCATTGCTGCAGTTGGCGTTGGCGATCCTGCGCGACGGTGACCAGGCGGAGGCAGTAGTTGCCGACGTCATCGTTCAGGTGTGCACGGAGTCCGTCGACCTCCTTGGGGACAAGAGCCTGCGGCTCGAGTTGGCCCGGCGTACTTACCTGCACTGTGTTCAGCGCCTGCCCGCGGTAGCCGACATCTCGGGGATGCCCGCGGGCCCGGCCGGGGCTGTCGTTGCGATGACCAAACTGAAGGAGCTGTCCCGGCAGCAACGCGCCACGATCGCGTTGGTGATGGCCGGCGATCACAGCTACGTCGACGTCGCGCAGCTCCTGAGGCTGTCGCCGGCTCGGGTACTGGCGCTGCTGTGTTCATGCCTGCGCGAACTCGCGACGACCGAGAAGACCGGCTGCGACCAGCGACCACTGATCAAACGCCGTCACAGCAGCTGGGCTCAGTCGGAGTACCACTAG
- a CDS encoding SRPBCC family protein, which produces MGNITESVDVEVPINVVYNQWTQFESFPQFMDGVDEIKQLDDTHTHWITSIGGITREFDATITEQHPEERVAWTTEAGTTHAGVITFHRLGATQTRVTAQMDIEAEGIAEKVADAAGIIDRKVKGDMQRFKKFIEARNDETGAWRGDVDRPGA; this is translated from the coding sequence ATGGGCAACATCACCGAATCGGTCGACGTCGAAGTCCCCATCAACGTCGTCTACAACCAATGGACCCAGTTCGAGTCGTTCCCCCAGTTCATGGACGGTGTCGACGAGATCAAGCAGCTCGACGACACCCACACCCACTGGATCACCAGCATCGGCGGCATCACCCGCGAGTTCGATGCCACGATCACCGAACAGCACCCCGAGGAGCGCGTCGCCTGGACCACCGAAGCCGGTACGACCCACGCCGGCGTCATCACCTTCCACCGCCTCGGCGCCACCCAGACCCGAGTCACCGCGCAGATGGACATCGAGGCCGAAGGAATCGCCGAGAAGGTCGCGGACGCCGCCGGCATCATCGACCGTAAGGTGAAGGGCGACATGCAACGCTTCAAGAAGTTCATCGAAGCGCGCAACGACGAGACGGGAGCCTGGCGCGGCGACGTCGACCGTCCCGGCGCCTAG
- a CDS encoding MerR family transcriptional regulator, producing the protein MTGSPSRDSQLTESRWQVGQVAALLGVPAVTLRSWERRYGVGPSGRSVGGHRRYNRLDVERLQRMRNLIAAGTPAREAAGRSVSATSSTEHDGPELWTELEARYLVDLASASRTQSLADELHVCLAQRGLSSVWDQVVRPALRLLEDQYLAAADCSDIELVLTQAVSESVDRHVDSVRPRAGDAANPVLLVCCPGERHHLPLKVLQGVLLDQAIPTIVLGPGLAADAAAAAISRIAPSVVVLWAVVRRRELMGFHRTVVASEFVCCAAGPGWPRTTRPVTSLEGAAAEISGLWLSATSKSSSFRP; encoded by the coding sequence ATGACTGGCTCACCGAGTAGAGATTCCCAACTGACCGAGTCCCGGTGGCAGGTCGGGCAGGTCGCAGCGCTGCTCGGCGTACCGGCGGTGACCTTGCGGAGCTGGGAGCGTCGTTACGGGGTTGGTCCTAGCGGGCGCTCGGTCGGCGGGCATCGCCGCTACAACCGCCTCGATGTGGAACGTTTGCAGCGGATGCGAAACCTGATCGCAGCGGGGACACCGGCTCGTGAAGCCGCCGGACGGTCGGTGTCCGCCACCAGCAGTACCGAGCACGACGGTCCTGAGCTGTGGACTGAGCTCGAGGCGCGGTATCTGGTCGATCTCGCCTCGGCGTCGCGGACGCAGTCTCTGGCCGACGAACTCCACGTTTGTTTGGCACAGCGGGGTCTGTCCTCAGTGTGGGATCAGGTAGTCCGCCCGGCGCTACGGCTGCTGGAGGACCAGTACCTCGCGGCCGCCGACTGTTCTGACATCGAACTGGTGCTGACCCAGGCGGTGTCCGAGTCCGTCGACCGCCATGTCGATTCGGTCCGGCCACGGGCCGGAGATGCGGCCAACCCTGTGCTCTTGGTCTGCTGCCCGGGCGAACGACACCATCTGCCGTTGAAGGTTCTGCAGGGAGTGTTGCTGGACCAGGCCATCCCAACAATCGTTCTCGGCCCAGGCCTGGCAGCTGATGCGGCCGCTGCGGCGATCTCTCGCATCGCGCCGTCGGTGGTCGTGTTGTGGGCTGTGGTCCGCCGCCGAGAGCTCATGGGGTTCCATCGCACGGTCGTTGCGAGCGAGTTCGTCTGCTGCGCGGCTGGTCCCGGCTGGCCACGGACCACTCGTCCAGTGACCAGTTTGGAAGGCGCCGCTGCTGAGATCAGCGGACTGTGGCTGAGCGCGACCTCCAAGAGCAGCAGTTTCCGGCCCTGA
- a CDS encoding CDGSH iron-sulfur domain-containing protein, which yields MSESSKTVIRTYPDGPILVRGDFQLEDEDGNPIDAHRSTVALCRCGKSTIKPFCDGTHAIAAQAKAAK from the coding sequence ATGAGCGAATCTTCGAAGACCGTGATCCGGACCTACCCCGACGGTCCGATCCTGGTTCGCGGCGACTTCCAGCTGGAGGACGAGGACGGCAACCCGATCGACGCCCATCGTTCGACCGTCGCTCTGTGCCGCTGCGGAAAGTCGACCATCAAACCCTTCTGCGACGGCACGCACGCCATCGCAGCCCAGGCGAAGGCCGCAAAATGA
- a CDS encoding ABC transporter permease codes for MTMHALSDTGALTGRSLRHILRSPDTIITTAITPIALMLLFVYVLGGAIDSGTDESYVNYLLPGILLITIASGIAYTAYRLFLDLQGGIFERFQSMPIARSSVLWAHVLTSLAANLASIAAVVGVALLIGFRTSASVGAWLAVVGILILFTLALTWLAVIAGLSATTVDGASAFSYPLIFLPFISSAFAPTDSMPGPVAWFAEHQPVTSIVNTIRALFAQQPVGSEIWTALGWLAGILVVAYAVAIATYRRKIS; via the coding sequence ATGACCATGCACGCTCTCTCCGACACCGGCGCTCTCACCGGCCGGTCATTGCGGCACATCCTGCGCAGCCCGGACACGATCATCACCACCGCGATCACGCCGATCGCACTGATGCTGCTGTTCGTGTACGTCCTCGGCGGCGCCATCGACAGCGGGACCGACGAGTCCTACGTCAACTACCTGCTGCCCGGGATCTTGCTGATCACCATCGCATCAGGCATCGCCTACACCGCGTACCGGTTGTTCCTCGACCTGCAGGGCGGGATCTTCGAGCGGTTCCAATCGATGCCGATCGCACGGTCGAGTGTCTTGTGGGCCCACGTCCTCACCTCCCTGGCCGCGAACCTCGCCTCCATCGCGGCCGTGGTCGGCGTCGCCCTATTGATCGGGTTCCGGACCAGCGCCTCCGTCGGCGCGTGGCTGGCGGTCGTGGGCATCCTGATCCTGTTCACCCTCGCCCTGACCTGGCTCGCCGTGATCGCCGGCCTCTCGGCAACGACAGTCGACGGAGCCAGCGCGTTCAGCTATCCGTTGATCTTCCTGCCGTTCATCAGCTCCGCGTTCGCTCCGACCGACTCGATGCCCGGCCCGGTCGCCTGGTTCGCCGAACACCAGCCCGTGACCTCCATCGTGAACACGATCCGGGCGCTCTTCGCCCAACAGCCCGTCGGTAGCGAGATCTGGACCGCCCTCGGCTGGCTCGCCGGAATTCTCGTCGTCGCCTACGCCGTCGCCATCGCTACCTACCGCCGCAAGATCAGCTGA
- a CDS encoding ATP-binding cassette domain-containing protein — protein MTTETAIRVRGIEKSFKDLSVLRGVDLDVAPGSIFALLGSNGAGKTTLVRILSTLLKADAGTATVHGFDVAAEPRDVRRSISLTGQFAAVDGVLSGRENLVLVAKLRHLSDPGGIADALLARFSLTEAGRRRAATYSGGMRRRLDIAMSLIGDPPVVVLDEPTTGLDPQARIEVWQTIKKLAEGGTTVLLTTQYLDEAEHLADRIAILHQGRIIQNGTLSELKQLLPPAKVEYVEKQPSLEDVFLALVGTGNDSPDVTSPTGKDAR, from the coding sequence GTGACCACAGAAACCGCGATTCGTGTACGAGGTATCGAGAAGTCCTTCAAAGACCTGTCCGTGCTGCGAGGTGTCGACCTCGACGTGGCCCCCGGCAGCATCTTCGCGCTGCTCGGCTCCAACGGCGCCGGCAAGACCACGCTGGTGCGCATTCTGTCGACCCTGCTGAAGGCCGACGCCGGCACCGCCACGGTCCACGGCTTCGACGTCGCTGCCGAACCCCGCGACGTCCGCCGGTCGATCAGCCTGACCGGGCAGTTCGCCGCGGTCGACGGCGTACTCAGCGGCCGGGAAAACCTCGTCCTGGTGGCCAAGCTCCGTCACCTGAGCGATCCCGGCGGTATCGCCGACGCCCTGCTCGCCCGCTTCTCCCTCACCGAGGCCGGCCGGCGCCGGGCGGCGACGTACTCAGGTGGCATGCGCCGCCGGCTCGACATCGCCATGAGCCTCATCGGCGACCCGCCCGTCGTCGTCCTCGACGAGCCGACCACCGGACTCGACCCGCAAGCACGGATCGAGGTCTGGCAGACCATCAAGAAACTCGCCGAAGGCGGCACGACGGTGCTGCTCACGACCCAGTACCTCGACGAAGCAGAGCACCTCGCCGACCGGATCGCGATCCTGCACCAAGGCCGGATCATCCAGAACGGCACCCTGTCCGAACTCAAACAGCTCCTGCCGCCGGCGAAGGTCGAGTACGTCGAGAAACAGCCCTCGCTCGAAGACGTCTTCCTCGCCCTCGTCGGCACCGGCAACGACAGTCCCGACGTCACCTCCCCGACCGGAAAGGATGCTCGATGA
- a CDS encoding DUF1048 domain-containing protein, with the protein MVARWIESLTGALEQKKEYRRDKARLDALPEPYRSAAAAMHRYLNYCGGIVDGETLIAMIGDLADLWERAAADGTPLREIVGADPVEFAEAFAQAYEGQHWIDKERARLTEAIDRAEREEGK; encoded by the coding sequence ATGGTCGCCCGATGGATCGAGTCCCTGACCGGGGCGCTGGAACAGAAGAAGGAGTACCGGCGCGACAAGGCCCGGCTCGACGCGCTCCCCGAGCCGTACCGAAGCGCGGCGGCCGCGATGCACCGATACCTCAACTACTGCGGCGGGATCGTCGACGGTGAGACCCTCATCGCGATGATCGGCGATCTGGCCGATCTGTGGGAACGCGCCGCCGCTGACGGCACACCACTGCGCGAGATCGTCGGTGCCGACCCGGTGGAGTTCGCCGAGGCGTTCGCGCAGGCCTATGAGGGACAGCACTGGATCGACAAGGAGCGTGCCCGGCTGACCGAGGCGATCGACCGCGCAGAACGGGAGGAGGGGAAGTGA
- a CDS encoding PadR family transcriptional regulator — MRKQMTEMLKGTLEGIVLAVLSGRSAYGYEITARLREQGFSDLVEGTVYALLVRVEQRGFVDVEKIPSEKGPPRKVYSLNAQGREQLDEFWHSWTFLAERIEQLRLTQTEGDK, encoded by the coding sequence ATGAGAAAACAGATGACGGAGATGCTGAAGGGGACTCTCGAGGGCATCGTGCTGGCGGTGCTGTCCGGGCGTTCCGCCTATGGCTACGAGATCACCGCGCGGTTGCGGGAGCAGGGCTTCTCCGACCTGGTCGAGGGGACTGTCTATGCCCTCCTGGTCCGGGTCGAGCAGCGGGGATTCGTGGACGTGGAGAAGATCCCGTCGGAGAAGGGGCCGCCGCGCAAGGTGTACTCGCTCAACGCGCAGGGCCGCGAGCAGCTCGACGAGTTCTGGCACAGCTGGACCTTCCTCGCGGAACGAATCGAACAGCTCCGCCTCACACAGACTGAAGGAGACAAGTGA
- a CDS encoding CPBP family intramembrane glutamic endopeptidase, producing MEILTKTPIADRLLAERHSWPLTIALHLAPGALVVAAYFLIAHPLVQAINYPAFLAWAIALFVVLVPAELGLLLWLGRCRNGRWSLRGVVHYLDRPVPRRRLVPVVVLLIVQFLVISLALVPFDNLVYDTFFTWLPFEGAGGSVTTYLDGYPHSVMVIALASGIPLTGLSLPLIEELYFRGFLMPRLPHQGRLTPLLSSALFSLYHLWAPWPIISRVIFMLPGAWLVWKKKDLRLSIGMHAGSAFILQTLGTLALLLNLAP from the coding sequence ATGGAGATCTTGACGAAGACCCCGATCGCTGATCGGTTGCTGGCCGAACGGCACTCGTGGCCGTTGACGATTGCCTTGCATCTGGCGCCCGGGGCGCTGGTTGTTGCGGCGTACTTCCTGATCGCGCACCCGTTGGTGCAGGCGATCAACTATCCGGCGTTCCTTGCGTGGGCGATTGCGCTGTTCGTGGTTCTCGTACCGGCGGAGCTGGGACTGCTGCTGTGGTTGGGCCGTTGCCGCAACGGGCGGTGGTCGTTGCGTGGAGTGGTGCACTATCTGGACAGGCCGGTGCCGCGGCGGCGCCTGGTGCCGGTTGTCGTTCTGCTGATCGTGCAGTTCCTGGTGATCAGTCTGGCGCTGGTCCCGTTCGACAATCTCGTCTACGACACCTTCTTCACTTGGCTGCCCTTCGAGGGTGCCGGCGGAAGCGTCACGACGTACCTGGACGGCTATCCGCACTCGGTGATGGTGATTGCGCTGGCGTCAGGCATCCCGCTGACCGGTCTGTCGCTTCCGCTCATCGAGGAACTGTACTTTCGTGGGTTCTTGATGCCGCGGCTCCCGCATCAAGGGCGCCTTACCCCGCTGCTGAGCAGCGCGCTGTTTTCGCTCTACCACCTCTGGGCGCCCTGGCCGATCATCTCGCGGGTGATCTTCATGCTGCCCGGTGCCTGGCTGGTGTGGAAGAAGAAAGACCTGCGGCTGTCGATCGGGATGCACGCGGGTTCGGCGTTCATCCTGCAGACCCTCGGCACACTGGCGCTCCTGCTGAACCTGGCGCCGTAG
- a CDS encoding mycothione reductase: MRTHDVVVIGAGSGNAVIDEGFSSLDVAIVADGPFGGTCLNRGCIPSKMLIRAAEVADTVRDAGRYGVDARLSGVRWRDVRDRIFGRLDEQSAQGRQGREDEQNITVYDGTARFVGSHRLRIETADGPVDVTAERFVIAAGGRPVVPPPVAESGLPYETSDTVMRLDELPRTMVVVGGGYIAAELATAFSAFGVDVSIVEQTSALLAGQDEDVVETFTSEARKRFDLHLGREVVGVEGQPGALQVKLDDGSMLAAELLLVAVGRQPNSDRLAVDKTGVETTEDGRVVVDEYQRTAADGIFALGDICTPVPLKHVANREAEVVSHNLKHPDDLIRAAHDVVPSAIFTRPQIAAVGLTEQECRDRKLAHRIGKTAYADVAYGWALEDETGFCKVIAEPDTGKLLGAHIVGPQAATLIQPLVLAMTLGLDATAVANTPYWPHPALTEVVENALLDLAD, encoded by the coding sequence GTGAGGACCCACGATGTGGTCGTCATCGGTGCCGGCTCCGGCAACGCGGTGATCGACGAGGGCTTCTCGAGCCTCGACGTGGCGATCGTTGCCGACGGCCCGTTCGGCGGGACGTGCCTGAACAGAGGGTGCATCCCGAGCAAGATGCTGATCCGGGCCGCCGAGGTCGCCGACACCGTGCGCGATGCGGGACGGTACGGCGTCGATGCGCGCCTCTCGGGAGTTCGCTGGCGCGACGTGCGGGATCGGATCTTCGGCCGTCTCGACGAGCAGTCCGCGCAGGGGCGTCAGGGCAGGGAGGACGAGCAGAACATCACGGTGTACGACGGGACAGCGCGTTTCGTCGGATCGCATCGGTTGAGGATCGAGACCGCGGACGGTCCCGTCGATGTCACCGCCGAGAGGTTCGTGATCGCGGCCGGCGGTCGTCCCGTCGTACCGCCGCCGGTCGCCGAGTCCGGACTCCCGTACGAAACGTCGGACACCGTCATGCGTCTCGACGAGCTGCCGCGGACGATGGTGGTCGTCGGTGGCGGCTACATCGCGGCCGAACTGGCCACGGCGTTCTCCGCCTTCGGCGTCGACGTGTCCATCGTCGAGCAGACTTCGGCGCTGCTCGCCGGGCAGGACGAGGACGTCGTTGAGACGTTCACCTCCGAGGCGCGCAAGCGGTTCGATCTCCACCTCGGTCGGGAGGTGGTCGGTGTCGAGGGTCAGCCAGGAGCTTTGCAGGTGAAGCTCGACGACGGCTCGATGCTGGCCGCGGAGTTGCTGCTCGTGGCGGTCGGGCGGCAGCCGAACAGCGATCGTCTCGCTGTGGACAAGACCGGGGTCGAGACGACCGAGGACGGCCGCGTGGTGGTCGACGAGTACCAACGGACGGCGGCCGACGGGATCTTCGCCTTGGGCGACATCTGTACGCCGGTACCGCTCAAGCACGTCGCGAACCGGGAGGCCGAGGTCGTCTCGCACAACCTGAAGCATCCCGACGATCTGATCCGGGCTGCCCACGACGTCGTACCGTCCGCGATCTTCACACGGCCGCAGATTGCTGCGGTGGGCTTGACCGAGCAGGAGTGTCGCGATCGGAAGCTTGCCCACCGCATCGGGAAGACGGCGTACGCCGATGTCGCCTACGGCTGGGCGCTCGAGGACGAGACCGGGTTCTGCAAGGTGATCGCCGAGCCGGACACCGGGAAGTTGCTCGGGGCCCACATCGTCGGGCCGCAGGCGGCCACGTTGATCCAACCGCTGGTGCTGGCCATGACGCTCGGCCTCGACGCCACGGCGGTCGCGAACACGCCGTACTGGCCCCATCCGGCGCTGACGGAGGTCGTCGAGAACGCCCTGCTGGACTTGGCCGACTGA
- a CDS encoding MFS transporter encodes MPQTDAVPAAASTIPDAPHARIVITTASLGFFLITLDISIVNVARSRIRSGLGGGTTGQQWTIDGYTLLFAALLLFAGTLSDRIGAKKALGAGIVGFGLTSAACAAAPTIEVLVAARCAQGAAAAIMLPASMALVREAFPDPRRRAGALGVWAVGGAVAGLVGQPLGGLLTTLDWRWVFTINLPVCAAMVAFLAAVAPSPTRPSRFDWAGQILAVVALSTLVYGLIEGGHRGFTHPTVVVALAAAVITLAAFLAVQARGRHPMMPLELFQAYGFRLALPVGFAFMVGNYGNVFVVSLFLQQHLELSPLHAGLAFLPSAFFAIAGNLASGPVTNRFGARVPVVTGLLSMTAGLLALLLTAPLESPVITALCVIPIGAGGSLAMPSITSVVLEGVPAERAGTASAVFNTFRQIGGAVAIAVFGALIANPDTFLTGLRISLASAAALLLLAALNSTRIQPRD; translated from the coding sequence TTGCCCCAGACCGACGCCGTGCCGGCGGCTGCATCAACCATTCCTGATGCGCCCCACGCCAGGATCGTCATCACCACCGCGTCGCTGGGCTTCTTCCTGATCACCCTGGACATCTCGATCGTCAACGTCGCCCGGTCCCGGATCAGGAGCGGGCTCGGTGGCGGAACAACCGGTCAGCAGTGGACGATCGACGGCTACACGCTGCTGTTCGCCGCGCTCCTGCTGTTCGCGGGCACCCTGTCCGACCGGATCGGCGCGAAGAAGGCCCTCGGTGCAGGCATCGTCGGCTTCGGACTGACCTCGGCCGCCTGCGCGGCCGCGCCCACCATCGAAGTGCTCGTCGCTGCCCGCTGCGCACAGGGCGCCGCCGCGGCGATCATGCTGCCGGCATCAATGGCCCTGGTCCGCGAGGCATTCCCCGACCCGCGCCGACGAGCCGGCGCGCTCGGCGTGTGGGCGGTCGGCGGTGCCGTCGCCGGACTGGTCGGACAACCACTCGGCGGCCTGCTCACGACCCTCGACTGGCGCTGGGTCTTCACCATCAACCTGCCCGTCTGCGCCGCCATGGTCGCCTTCCTCGCCGCGGTCGCACCTTCACCCACCCGGCCCTCCCGATTCGACTGGGCCGGTCAGATCCTTGCCGTCGTCGCGTTGTCCACCCTGGTCTACGGACTCATCGAAGGCGGCCACCGCGGCTTCACCCACCCCACCGTCGTCGTCGCACTCGCGGCCGCCGTGATCACCCTCGCCGCCTTCCTGGCCGTCCAGGCCCGCGGCCGGCACCCGATGATGCCGCTGGAACTGTTCCAGGCGTACGGCTTCCGGCTGGCCCTCCCCGTCGGGTTCGCCTTCATGGTCGGCAACTACGGCAACGTGTTCGTCGTCAGCCTCTTCCTCCAGCAGCACCTCGAACTGTCCCCACTCCACGCCGGGCTCGCGTTCCTGCCGTCCGCCTTCTTCGCGATCGCCGGAAACCTCGCCAGCGGACCGGTCACCAACCGATTCGGCGCCCGCGTCCCGGTCGTGACCGGCCTGTTGTCGATGACCGCCGGCCTCCTGGCCCTGCTCCTCACAGCACCACTGGAGTCACCGGTCATCACCGCGCTCTGCGTCATCCCGATCGGAGCCGGCGGTTCACTGGCCATGCCCTCGATCACCAGCGTCGTCCTCGAAGGTGTCCCCGCCGAACGTGCCGGAACCGCCAGCGCCGTGTTCAACACCTTCCGGCAAATCGGCGGCGCGGTCGCCATCGCCGTCTTCGGCGCCCTCATCGCCAACCCCGACACCTTCCTCACCGGCCTGCGCATCAGCCTCGCCTCAGCCGCCGCCCTCCTTCTCCTCGCGGCCCTCAACAGCACCCGCATCCAGCCACGAGACTGA
- a CDS encoding MFS transporter, translated as MSGNKVIGQAVVCVAQFVVVLDATIVVTALPVIGAELGFSPVQLPAVLTAYTVMLVGLLVLGGRLADLAGARRMFVVGLVIFAGASLVCAVAWDPVVLIVARALQGVGAALLSPAALAALGELDAGDRAIGWWTAAAAGGGASGWVLGGLITELAGWRWVFAVNLPIAVAALVLSQVLRRSPARWSERRRSLDLAGAASITLGIGLFVLATSLIASDAGQWTGWVLLALTSGVVGWFVRIERRADDPLIPGQLLRTPGVATGNLAAAALTGSTTPAMLTVVLYVQTTLHLSPSRGAALFPIFNLAVIAGSLLAPGILRRTGIRPAMAGGFAGVLFGTAVLAVLPQDGLRALALLSAFAMMGFGLGVASVCSTTSGTADVSPGDRGVAAGLLNSTAQLGTAVGLAIAGPLVASNAPMTGYRLGYLTAALIAAAGIVVCTRLWSWE; from the coding sequence TTGAGTGGAAACAAGGTGATCGGCCAGGCCGTGGTGTGCGTCGCCCAGTTCGTCGTCGTCCTGGATGCGACGATCGTTGTGACCGCGTTGCCGGTGATCGGGGCCGAACTGGGGTTCTCACCCGTCCAGTTGCCGGCGGTACTGACTGCCTACACGGTGATGCTGGTCGGCCTGCTGGTGCTGGGCGGAAGGCTGGCGGATCTGGCCGGAGCACGACGGATGTTCGTCGTCGGCCTGGTGATTTTCGCCGGGGCGTCGCTGGTCTGTGCTGTGGCCTGGGATCCCGTCGTACTGATTGTTGCCCGTGCTCTCCAAGGGGTCGGGGCGGCCTTGCTCTCGCCGGCGGCGCTGGCTGCGCTCGGCGAATTGGACGCGGGCGATCGAGCGATCGGCTGGTGGACCGCCGCCGCGGCGGGAGGAGGTGCCAGCGGCTGGGTGCTCGGGGGTCTGATCACCGAGCTGGCCGGTTGGCGGTGGGTGTTCGCCGTCAACCTTCCGATCGCGGTGGCGGCGCTCGTCCTGAGCCAAGTGCTCCGGCGCTCTCCGGCGCGCTGGTCCGAACGGCGCAGGTCCCTTGATCTCGCCGGGGCCGCCTCGATCACGCTCGGGATCGGTCTCTTCGTCCTCGCGACGAGTCTGATCGCGAGTGACGCCGGCCAGTGGACCGGCTGGGTCCTGCTGGCCCTCACCAGCGGCGTCGTCGGCTGGTTCGTTCGCATCGAGCGCCGCGCCGACGACCCACTGATTCCGGGTCAGCTGCTGCGTACGCCGGGCGTTGCCACCGGCAATCTCGCCGCGGCGGCGCTCACGGGCTCGACCACACCGGCCATGCTGACCGTCGTTCTCTACGTGCAGACCACGCTGCACCTTTCGCCCAGCCGTGGCGCGGCACTCTTCCCGATCTTCAACCTTGCTGTGATCGCCGGATCTCTGCTTGCTCCCGGCATCCTGCGGCGAACCGGCATCAGACCGGCCATGGCCGGAGGTTTCGCCGGGGTCCTCTTCGGAACGGCGGTGCTGGCGGTCCTACCGCAGGACGGTCTCCGAGCGCTCGCGCTGCTGTCGGCCTTCGCCATGATGGGCTTCGGACTCGGTGTCGCTTCGGTGTGCTCGACAACGTCCGGTACGGCGGACGTCAGTCCCGGCGACCGCGGGGTGGCCGCCGGCCTGCTCAACTCGACCGCCCAGCTCGGCACAGCCGTCGGCCTCGCCATCGCCGGTCCGCTCGTCGCCTCCAACGCTCCGATGACCGGCTATCGACTCGGCTACCTGACGGCCGCCCTGATCGCGGCCGCGGGAATCGTCGTTTGCACACGGCTCTGGTCCTGGGAGTAG
- a CDS encoding CGNR zinc finger domain-containing protein has protein sequence METAQSTSRRPAGVRELPIVAGHLALDFANTVDNPDGPQRFDHVIDYPGLLDWAARRGVLSDVDTLRSTASRHPRRAIATARRAAVLRDALNAVFGAVVDGTGTAESWPRLRPFVSAAIEHATDSSPEPTWDFTDLESPLWPIADSAYSLLTGPAALRRLKRCAGCPWLFLDQSRNGSRRWCSMELCGTDHKINLYVAKRAGSRR, from the coding sequence ATGGAAACAGCGCAGAGTACGAGCCGTCGCCCGGCCGGTGTCCGTGAGTTGCCGATCGTGGCCGGGCACCTCGCGCTCGATTTCGCGAACACCGTGGACAACCCGGACGGCCCGCAGCGCTTCGATCACGTCATCGACTATCCGGGCCTCCTGGACTGGGCGGCGCGACGCGGCGTCCTGTCCGACGTCGACACACTGCGATCGACAGCCTCCCGGCATCCGAGGCGCGCGATCGCCACGGCTCGCCGAGCCGCAGTACTGCGCGACGCTCTCAACGCTGTCTTCGGCGCGGTCGTCGATGGCACGGGTACCGCCGAGAGCTGGCCTCGGCTCCGGCCGTTCGTCTCGGCGGCGATCGAGCACGCGACCGACTCGAGTCCGGAGCCGACCTGGGATTTCACCGACCTGGAATCGCCGCTGTGGCCGATCGCCGACAGCGCCTACTCCTTGCTCACCGGACCGGCGGCCCTTCGCAGACTCAAACGCTGCGCCGGCTGCCCCTGGCTCTTCCTCGATCAGTCCCGCAACGGCAGCCGCCGCTGGTGCTCGATGGAACTGTGCGGCACCGACCACAAGATCAACCTGTACGTCGCCAAGCGCGCCGGCAGCCGCCGGTAG